Within the Flavobacteriales bacterium genome, the region ATTTTCACGGACATCCGTTTACCGGTCGCGTGTTTTCTTGTTACAAAGGCGCAAATGATACGTTGGAGGTGCAGCAATACCTTCACGGCAAAGAGCATGGTGCCTGGAAGAAGTTTTTTCCCGACAATCATCTGCAGGAAATCCGCTATTTCAGCCATGGAAAGAAAGAAGGCATGTACGAAACATGGTGGAGCAACGGACAGAAAAGGCTGTCGTACCAATTTGAAAACGATGAATACGAAGGCGCATGCCGGGAGTGGAACGAACGGGGTTTGCTGATCAAAGACATGCACTATGAGAAAGGGCATGAGGCGGGATTGCAACGTGTATGGTACGACAACGGCAAGATCAAATCCAACTACCAACTGATCAACGGCCGGCGGTACGGACTGCTGGGCACAAAAAATTGTACAAATGTGGGTGATAGCATTCAGTAAGCGTGCATCGGTTGCAGCAGCCGTTGTGCTGCTGCTTGCCTCCTGCGAGGAAAAGCAGGTCGGACTTCCTTACTACGACACACCGGATTTCACGCCGCTGTTCAACGACACCGCACACATCACCCCCCACCGCCTCGCCGACTTCTCATTCACCGATCAACACGGCGATACCATCACACAGGCTACCATCGAAGGCAAGATCCATGTGGCGGATTTCTTTTTCTCCAGCTGCACAAGCATCTGTCCGGTGATGACCCACAACATGTCTACGATCTCCGACACGTTCCGTGATGACCCCGGTGTGGTGCTGTTGTCCTACAGCGTTACACCCTGGCTCGACAGCACGGCCCGGCTACATGAATTCGCAGAAGGTTACCACATCACCGACCCGAACTGGCACCTGCTCACCGGCAGCCAGTCGGCCATTTATGACCTGGCACGCAAATCCTACTTCGCCGAGGAAGACATCGGCTTTGCCAAAGACAGCAGCGAGTTCCTGCACACAGAGCATTTCATCCTGGTGGATAAAAACAAGCGCATCCGCGGCATCTACAACGGAACGCTAAAGCTGGAGATCGTGCAATTGATCAAAGACATCAGGGCATTGAAGGAAGAGTAGGGGAAAAGCTTCTTCTTTATCCATATATCGTACTTATGTACTTTGGAGAATTTCCAAATTACTTGTACTTTTACAAGTAATAATACCCGCCACGCCTCTGCTTGCAAGCGCACCCGGGCGGGTTTTCCTTTTTATGGAATATAAAAAGCCCCCCTTAAGTGTTACAGACCAGCTTTTCTTGCTAAAATCAAGGGGGTTGTGTATTGCAGACCAATCAAGAGCTGAGCATTATCTTTCGAATATCAGTTATTATAGATTGAGGGCTTATATGGTGCCTTTTCAAGTGGTTGATGACCACAATCATAAGTTTACCCCAGGAATAACTTTTGATCATGTTTTAGATCTGTACGTATTTGATCGGGAACTACGTTTGCTGGTGTTTGATGCTATTGAAAGAATTGAAGTAGTGAAGACTTCCCTAAAAAACGTAGCGAATAAAAATAGAAATTAGTCGCTAACTTTAACAGGGAACAAAATGAAGAAGAGCAAATTCACCGAGAGCCAGATTGTAAGCATTCTCAAGGAGCAGCAATCGGGCAAAAGTGTCAACGACATCTGCCGGGAACACGGCATCAGTCAGCCCACGTTTTACCAGTGGAAGAGCAAGTACTCCGGGCTTGAAGTCAACCAACTCAAACGGTTGAAAGAACTGGAGAGCGAACTGGCCCAATACAAGAAGATCGTAGCGGAGCAGACCCTGCACATCACCGTACTGAAAGATGTGATTGAAAAAAAGCTCTAGGGCCTGCCGAGAAGCGCGAGCTGATCGGTTATGCAAATCATCAACATAAGATCAGCATCCGGCAGGCCTGTGTGTTGTTTACCATCCAACAGTCGGTGTATTACTACCACCCCAAACCCAAGGACGATCAGATGATCCGTGACCGGTTGGCGGAACTGGCCGAGCTGCATAGCCGCTGGGGCTTCTGGATGATGCACCACCGCTTACGCAACATGAACTACATATGGAATCATAAACGGGTATACCGCATCTATACAGAGATGGGATTGAACCTGCGCCGCAAAACAAAGAAGAGACTTCCACTGCGGGTGAAAGAACCGCTGCTTCAGCCACTGTATTCGAATGTAACCTGGAGCATGGACTTCATGCATGACGGATTGTACAATGGCATCAAGTTTCGCTCCTTTAACATCATTGATGATTACAACAGAGAGGTGCTCAATATCACCATTGACACCAGTCTGACCAGCAAGCGGGTGATCCGCCAATTGGATCAATTGATCGCCTGGCGGGGAAAACCTGAACGCATTAGGGTAGACAACGGTCCGGAGTTCATTGCCCAGGCCATGGAGGAATGGGCTGAGAGAAGAGGTATCCAGATGAAGTTTATAGAGAAGGGAAAGCCCCATCAGAACGGATATGTGGAGCGGTTCAATAAAACCTACCGGGAAGAAGTATTGGATGCTTTTTCGTTCACCCGACTGAAAGATGCACAGCTGTTGTCCCACGCATGGATGTGGATCTACAACAATGAGCGTCCGCACTCATCATTGGGATATAAGACGCCAGTGGCTTTTGCCCAGGAACGTCTTCGAGGCTACGCCTCTTCGACGTTCCTGCCCGATCAACAATCTGATTGGAAATCGTTAGTTTTAACTGCTACGAATTAAGGGGAGTCTTCAATTCTCGTCTATGGAATAGAACACTTACAATTCGTCCGATGCTTCCGAATGTAACCCTGCAACCCTGGTTGCGGAAGGAGTCAGATGTGTTGGGCGAAAAGTTATACGCGCTTCTTTGTTGCATCTATTACTTATTGAAGGTGGTTAACCCCACAACATCATTCAAATATAATCTGCAAGACCTTATCGGTCGCTATCCGGAGATTGAAATTGTTCGAATGGGATTCACTGTTGATTGGTTATCGGAGCCTCTTTGGATGTAAGCAAAATTCATGTTCTATTATTCTTTAGAGGCACCCGATCAGGGCCTAACAGAACGCCCCTGAAAATATGGTGTTAGGCTTTTGTAATGTCTTTAGATGAAAGTTCCCTACCCGTCTATTTACCTATATTTACCCCACAAACCACAACACACCACCTATGAAAAAAGCTTACTCTTTTGTATTTGCCACCTTGTTCCTGGGCAGTGCCATGGGCCAAACGCTGAAGGTTGCCGGAAGCACCAATGCCTCCGGTGGCGTCACCTGCTTTTACTATGATTCAAAGGATGACCTGACCTATGTCGTCGGATCATTGAGCAGCGCCGACGGAAACCCCGTAAAAGGCGCCGCCGCATGGAACGGCACCGGCTGGACCGCCATCGGCGACCCGACCACCCTCGGAACCACCACGTACATGAATGACCTCGTGCGTGTGAATGACACCCTGTGGACCATCGGTATCGGTATTACGCTGGATGGCCAATACCCCGGCCGCACACTTGCGTACTGGAACGGCACCGACTGGGTGGCCAGCGGCTATGGTATTTTCGGTAACAGCCACTTCCTGGCCGGACTGAATGGCCGCCTGTATGTGGGAGGAAACATCAGCGGCGGCATGCCGGTGGATAGCAGCATCTCGGCATACGAGAGCCTGGGCAAGATGGCCTACTGGAATGGCCACAAACTTGTTGCAGACACCGCCTATAATTCTGCCTATGACAATCCCGAAGACATCATCGAATACAATGGGAAGATCTACGCCAATGAACGGGCCTTCGACGGAAACACC harbors:
- a CDS encoding Abi family protein, producing the protein MEYKKPPLSVTDQLFLLKSRGLCIADQSRAEHYLSNISYYRLRAYMVPFQVVDDHNHKFTPGITFDHVLDLYVFDRELRLLVFDAIERIEVVKTSLKNVANKNRN
- a CDS encoding toxin-antitoxin system YwqK family antitoxin encodes the protein MAVLFWSACKLHSPEPDLSWFRADTLQLQPSGGIFYFHGHPFTGRVFSCYKGANDTLEVQQYLHGKEHGAWKKFFPDNHLQEIRYFSHGKKEGMYETWWSNGQKRLSYQFENDEYEGACREWNERGLLIKDMHYEKGHEAGLQRVWYDNGKIKSNYQLINGRRYGLLGTKNCTNVGDSIQ
- a CDS encoding SCO family protein, which translates into the protein MWVIAFSKRASVAAAVVLLLASCEEKQVGLPYYDTPDFTPLFNDTAHITPHRLADFSFTDQHGDTITQATIEGKIHVADFFFSSCTSICPVMTHNMSTISDTFRDDPGVVLLSYSVTPWLDSTARLHEFAEGYHITDPNWHLLTGSQSAIYDLARKSYFAEEDIGFAKDSSEFLHTEHFILVDKNKRIRGIYNGTLKLEIVQLIKDIRALKEE